A region from the Acyrthosiphon pisum isolate AL4f chromosome A1, pea_aphid_22Mar2018_4r6ur, whole genome shotgun sequence genome encodes:
- the LOC103309728 gene encoding protein ANTAGONIST OF LIKE HETEROCHROMATIN PROTEIN 1-like: protein MIPEQRNAFNSIVSTRKTEGFFKQLIVGHLFNSDTKFREIFRVNKGQFYFILSLVKKDLTKEPIMRVPEPISADEKLALTLRYLATGESFRSLSFAFRISYSYISVIVKETLTALKQMLMPLFLPNPTTIDYKVKANEFYTKWNFPNCILAIDGKHVRIRCPNNSGSLYFNYKDYFSIVLLAMVDANYKFIAIDVGSFGREGDSGIFLKSNMGQQILNCTLKFPEDCALPNSNSVVPHVVLGDQAFRLHKYILRLFSQKSARRDSGKTIFNYRLSRARRVTENAFGLLSQIFRVFYQPININPKQPIPDNNMLPLEHERGFLSSEGLSVREIFKDYFVNEGGVPWQT from the exons ATGATTCCCGAACAGAGAAATGCATTCAACAGTATAGTATCTACGAGGAAAACCGAgggattttttaaacaattaatcgTAGGACATCTTTTTAATAGTGATACTAAATTTCGAGAAATTTTCCGTGTAAATAaaggacaattttattttattttatcattggtCAAAAAAGATCTTACAAAGGAACCAATTATGCGAGTACCTGAACCAATATCTGCCGACGAAAAATTAGCATTAACTTTaag atATTTAGCTACAGGTGAATCTTTTCGGTCTTTATCGTTTGCTTTCCGAATTTCTTACAGCTATATTAGCGTAATAGTAAAAGAAACATTGACagcattaaaacaaatgttaatgccattatttttaccaaatcCAACTACTATCGACTACAAAGTTAAAGCTAATGAATTTTACACTAAATGGAACTTTCCCAACTGCATACTTGCGATTGACGGAAAACACGTAAGAATCCGATGTCCTAATAATTCAGGctctttgtattttaattacaaagatTATTTTTCCATTGTATTATTGGCAATGGTCGATGCGAACTATAAATTTATCGCGATCGACGTCGGCTCGTTTGGAAGAGAAGGGGATAgcggaatttttttaaaatcaaatatggGACAGCAAATTTTGAATTGTACTTTGAAATTTCCAGAGGATTGTGCACTTCCCAATTCAAACTCAGTAGTACCTCATGTAGTACTTGGTGATCAAGCATTtagattacataaatatatattacgacTATTTTCACAAAAATCAGCTAGAAGAGATAGtggaaaaactatatttaattatcgtCTCAGTCGTGCTAGACGAGTAACAGAAAATGCGTTTGGTCTGTTGAGCCAGATATTTAGAGTGTTTTATCAACCAATAAATATCAATCCAA AACAACCTATCCCTGATAACAACATGCTGCCATTGGAACATGAAAGAGGTTTTTTGAGCTCAGAAGGTCTTTCAGTAAGAGAGATTTTCAAAGATTACTTCGTTAACGAAGGAGGAGTACCGTGGCAAACATGA
- the LOC100163936 gene encoding ATP-binding cassette sub-family C member Sur isoform X1 yields the protein MGRFWCTTYRAEWNNTEPKPWLVYDPCDMELFNVITFGFALYANMLIFIYIKCISTSNPSPRRLLFRGHSARCTVNTIACLVEFALTVDYALSTCGSLVLATVGLLAQLSSGLVCYMLEVAGQPGPMGCGVLAWLVCGLSRALLFVSLADAGFALDTHVRPPALALSAACCYATAALHLYAMIGRSRINKTDLDLQFFTYKHDLCSWYSRITFYWLTGFLRNCYKHLIQLEDLGQLPNREKSTTQYGRLYDIYLQQKEKYGTSTKVSMWKCYCKAYWKEFLVGGILKMMGDFVGYIGPLGVSVIVNFVAKEQNVTNLTNDEADISCCVTFWEFLNNGYVMAFIMLISCIAQGSFSQASTHILNVEGIRLKSGLQAMLYCKMLKLQQTQVDSTSENGHIINLLSEDTTNIMSSFWIGHYIWAIPLKITILIYLLYLKLGWSAIIGSACCILIMIPLQFFIGKKMSSNSKEISNLSDKRLQLTNEVLQGIRLVKLCGWENEFIDRITDARNNELDLLDKDSIYWGSMTFLTHASSVLVSLFCLGLYCLQNGTQLDSGAIFSSLALSNQLTVPLFIFPITVPIIIAAIVSTKRIEEFMSLPEITPDIKHLKNRLNKNNKHKQTTNVSWTKSDMNISNNLKENNISEENDNTKQDMETEICVSIKDATFAWPNSKIPVLAVDNLKIEEGKLTIITGKVGSGKTSMLLALLGEMNCLFGEIDFKRGTTVAYVSQRTWLLNASVLENIVFGDKYNKSRFKRVIDACALGPDIDILPDKERTIIGDRGIALSGGQQQRVAIARALYSKANIILMDNPLSALDSDVSQHVLFNGIKKSTLNQIKTVIMTTSFASDLSFADTIVLVEAGKIEFFGSLADLETRGVQNMMVKMENQDHGRRTASERWKLFKLVSRIGHQLYRNWPTIECQKKLKKNFGALYGSRYLTHDLLLPTDECGDGDSIIERNHWQTSNKKRERSATIADIQLPRRKPFVDEVLENQPATSFHSSIKYRNYPQEKQIQKSLRRHVLSSIRVPYSSNRLNKITQHSIKRKLRQDDDLTEEAIMLEKNPSNLSDISDNHTSDLKSERSRFEDEFVYKSVSLRTYFKYISWSGWTTYICYIILTISWQTSRVIIDFWLSYWSNIDFRSEARQAYWDLVVYSLLCMISIVLSALSNTLGQYGALKARKLVHHRMLNNIILCPLSFFDSTPIGRIDNCFSNDLVIIDKKIGTSMQRLVHFVFLCLCGIIVNAIITPWFLIIVVPICLVYYTVQKFYRCSSRDLQKLEGNLRSPMITHCNETISGLDTIRAFGKQTWFMSEMINRIDNHTKVFLIISSSNRWLGIALDYLGGAIVFVATMVALITTTFFSSSISSAMVGLAINYTLLVPVYLNWVVKFFADLETYMSAVERTEEFATIPIENYRNENIITRAWPTKGCIVLDKVSVKYNESQEPVISNVSLNIPPGQKVGICGRTGSGKSSLVMSILNMVPIRDGSIMIDGVDINNVPLQSLRSRISVIPQDVKMFGGTIRQNLDLKNEYSDNEIWSSLRMAQMEDTIKLQLGGLEGIVNNSGDNLSSGQKQLLCLARAILQDNVCLIMDEPTSSVDDVTENKLLEAIKKSFNGRTVITIAHRLSTIVDYDRVLILEGGKIVEDTTPSCIKSFPECL from the exons ATGGGTAGATTTTGGTGTACTACTTATAGGGCAGAATGGAATAATACAGAACCAAAACCATGGCTGGTCTACGACCCATGCGATATGGAGCTTTTCAACGTGATCACCTTTGGATTCGCACTTTATgcaaatatgttaatatttatatacataaaatgcaTTTCGACGAG TAATCCGTCACCGAGACGACTGCTGTTCAGGGGCCACTCCGCCCGGTGCACCGTCAACACGATCGCGTGTCTGGTCGAGTTCGCGCTGACCGTCGACTACGCGCTGAGCACGTGTGGTTCGCTGGTGCTGGCCACCGTCGGCCTGCTGGCCCAACTCAGCTCCGGGCTGGTGTGCTACATGCTCGAGGTGGCAGGCCAGCCCGGCCCCATGGGGTGCGGCGTGCTGGCGTGGCTGGTGTGTGGCCTGAGCCGGGCCCTGTTGTTCGTGTCGCTCGCCGACGCCGGTTTCGCGCTGGACACGCACGTCCGACCACCGGCGCTGGCCCTGTCGGCGGCCTGCTGTTACGCCACCGCAGCACTCCACCTGTATGCCATGATTGGACGG TCGAGGATAAACAAAACAGATTTAGATCTACAGTTTTTTACATACAAACATGATTTATGCAGCTGGTACTCTAGAATAACGTTTTATTGGTTGACCGGATTTCTACGAAACtgttacaaacatttaattcaATTGGAAGACTTAGGACAATTGCCAAATCGTGAAAAATCTACAACACAATATGGGAGACTTTACGATATTTATCTTCAACAAAAG gaaaaatatGGCACGTCTACAAAAGTGTCCATGTGGAAATGTTATTGTAAAGCGTACTGGAAAGAGTTTCTAGTGGGCGGAATTCTAAAAATGATGGGTGACTTTGTAGGTTATATTGGTCCATTAGGAGTATCGgtaatagttaattttgttGCAAAAGAACAAAATGTTACTAATTTGACAAATGACGAAGCG gacaTTTCATGTTGTGTTACATTTTGGGAATTTTTGAACAATGGTTACGTAATGgcttttataatgttaataagttGTATTGCCCAGGGAAGTTTTTCACAAGCTAGTACTCATATTTTAAACGTTGAAGGCATACGTCTTAAATCTGGACTTCaa gctatgctttattgtaaaatgttaaaattacaacaaactcAAGTAGATTCAACCTCAGAAAATGGACACATCATAAATTTATTGTCCGAAGATACGACGAATATTATGTCAAGCTTTTGGATTGGACACTATATATGGGCAATTCCTTTAAAG ataaccaTTTTGATATATCTATTGTATCTGAAACTCGGATGGAGTGCAATTATTGGATCTGCTTGTTGTATACTAATTATGATACCTTTACAATTTTTCATCGGTAAAAAGATGTCTAGTAACTCAAAAGAAATATCA AACTTATCAGATAAACGTCTGCAATTAACAAATGAGGTATTACAAGGTATTCGACTTGTAAAATTGTGTGGATGGGAGAATGAGTTTATTGATCGCATTACGGACGCTCGTAATAATGAGTTGGATCTTTTAGATAAAGACTCAATTTATTGGGGTTCAATGA cttTTTTAACGCACGCATCATCGGTTTTAGTATCGTTGTTTTGTTTAGGTCTATATTGCTTACAAAACGGAACGCAATTAGACTCTGGTGCGATATTTTCAAGTCTTGCGTTGTCGAATCAGTTGACAGTTCCTTTATTTATTTTCCCTATAACAGTACCAATTATTATTGCAGCCATT GTGAGCACAAAAAGAATCGAAGAATTTATGTCACTTCCAGAAATTACACCCGAtataaagcatttaaaaaatcgcttaaataaaaacaataaacacaaaCAAACG ACGAATGTGTCGTGGACTAAATCTGAtatgaatatttcaaataatttaaaagaaaataatatttccgaaGAAAACGACAATACTAAACAAGATATGGAAACAGAAATTTGTGTTTCTATAAAAGATGCAACATTTGCTTGGCCCAATTCAAAAATTCCGGTGCTGGCagttgacaatttaaaaattgaagaag GTAAACTAACAATAATCACTGGAAAAGTTGGAAGCGGAAAGACATCGATGTTACTTGCTTTACTCGGAGAAATGAATTGTTTATTTGGAGAAATAGATTTCAAACGAGGAACAACAGTAGCATACGTATCACAACGGACGTGGTTGTTAAATGCAtcggttttagaaaatattgtctttggagacaaatataataagtcGAGATTCAAAAGAGTAATAGATGCTTGTGCTTTGGGTCCAGATATTGATATATTGCCGGATAAAGAGAGGACAATAATTGGTGATCGAGGAATAGCGTTGAGTGGTGGTCAACAACAGCGAGTTGCGATTGCTAGGGCTTTATACTCAAAggccaatattattttgatg gatAATCCTTTATCTGCATTAGATAGCGATGTTAGCCAGCATGTGCTCTTCAAcggaataaaaaaatcaactttaaatcaaattaaaacagTAATCATGACTACGAGCTTCGCTAGTGATCTTTCATTCGCTGATACg atagtaCTTGTGGAAGCTGGTAAAATCGAATTTTTTGGTAGTTTAGCTGATCTTGAAACAAGAGGTGTTCAAAATATGATGGTTAAAATGGAGAACCAAGATCATGGTCGACGAACAGCATCTGAACGCTGGAAGTTATTCAAATTAGTCAGTAGAATAGGTCATCAACTTTACCGAAATTGGCCAACAATTGAATGCCAAAAAAAG ttaaaaaaGAATTTTGGAGCTTTATATGGCTCTAGATACCTTACCCATGATCTTTTACTTCCAACTGATGAATGCGGGGATGGAGATTCTATAATTGAAAGAAATCATTGGCaaacttcaaataaaaaaagagaaaGATCAGCTACCATTGCAGATATACAATTGCCAAGACGTAAACCATTTGTTGACGAAGTATTAGAGAATCAACCAGCCACAAGTTTTCATTCCAGTATTAAATATCGAAACTATCCAcaagaaaaacaaatacaaaaaagtttaaGACGTCATGTCTTGTCATCAATAAG GGTACCTTATTCTTCCAATcgattaaacaaaattacacaGCATAGCATCAAACGAAAATTGAG acaaGATGATGATTTAACTGAGGAAGCAATTATGCTGGAAAAAAATCCTTCAAATTTATCTGATATAAGTGACAATCATACATCAG acttaAAAAGTGAACGAAGTCGATTTGAAGATGAATTTGTCTATAAATCAGTTTCATTGAGAACGTATTTCAAGTATATATCATGGAGCGGATGGACtacttatatttgttatataatactcACAATTTCTTGGCAAACATCAAGAGTTATCATTGATTTTTGGCTAAGTTATTGGTCAAACATAGATTTTCGTTCAGAAGCACgtcaa GCATATTGGGATTTAGTTGTCTACAGTCTTTTATGTATGATATCTATAGTTTTATCAGCTTTATCAAATACATTAGGCCAGTATGGAGCATTAAAAGCCAGGAAACTAGTTCATCATCGCAtgctcaataatataattctatgtCCACTGTCGTTTTTTGATTCGACGCCGATTGGTAGGATAGATAACTGTTTTTCCAATGACTTGGTTATTATTGACAAG AAAATTGGTACATCTATGCAACGCTtggtacattttgttttctTGTGTTTGTGTGGAATCATCGTGAATGCTATCATAACACCTTGGTTTTTAATAATCGTTGTACCCATATGTCTTGTTTATTATACAGTTCAAAAATTTTACCGATGTTCCTccag agatTTACAAAAATTGGAAGGTAACTTAAGGTCACCCATGATAACTCACTGTAACGAAACAATATCTGGACTAGATACAATAAGAGCTTTTGGAAAACAAACTTGGTTTATGTCCGAGATGATAAATAGAATTGATAATCACACGaaagtatttttgataattagCTCATCAAATCGTTGGTTGGGTATAGCATtg GATTACTTAGGTGGAGCTATAGTCTTTGTAGCAACTATGGTGGCTTTAATAACAACTACGTTTTTTTCTTCCTCTATTTCATCAGCAATGGTTGGACTAGCTATTAATTATACTTTGCTGGTTCCTGTGTACTTAAATTGGGTAGTCAAGTTTTTTGCGGACCTAGAAACGTACATGAGCGCTGTAGAAAGAACCGAGGAATTCGCAACTATCCCAATCGAAAATTACAGAAACGAaa ataTAATTACAAGAGCTTGGCCAACTAAAGGGTGCATAGTCTTAGATAAGGTATCAGTAAAGTATAATGAAAGTCAAGAACCAGTTATTAGTAACGTGAGCTTAAATATTCCACCTGgacaaaaa gTTGGAATTTGCGGTCGAACCGGCAGTGGTAAATCATCTTTAGTGATGAGCATTTTGAATATGGTTCCAATTAGAGATGGATCAATAATGATTGATGGAGTTGATATCAATAATGTTCCTTTGCAAAGCTTGAGATCCCGGATTTCTGTAATACCTCAGGATGTCAAAATGTTTGGTGGTACAATAAGgcaaaatttagatttaaaaaacgaATACTCAGATAACGAGATTTGGAGTAGTTTAAGAATGGCTCAAATGGAAGATACAATCAAATTACAATTAGGAGGACTTG aaggAATAGTAAATAATTCTGGTGACAATTTGAGCAGTGGACAAAAACAGTTATTATGTCTGGCAAGAGCTATTTTGCAAGATAATGTTTGTCTTATTATGGACGAACCAACCAGTTCCGTAGACGATGTaacagaaaacaaattattagaagcaataaaaaaatcattcaatggCCGAACAGTCATTACAATTGCT CATAGATTATCGACAATAGTAGACTATGATCGAGTACTTATTCTGGAGGGAGGCAAGATTGTCGAAGACACCACACCATCATGTATCAAATCTTTTCCGGAATGtctttga
- the LOC100163936 gene encoding ATP-binding cassette sub-family C member Sur isoform X2, whose translation MGRFWCTTYRAEWNNTEPKPWLVYDPCDMELFNVITFGFALYANMLIFIYIKCISTSNPSPRRLLFRGHSARCTVNTIACLVEFALTVDYALSTCGSLVLATVGLLAQLSSGLVCYMLEVAGQPGPMGCGVLAWLVCGLSRALLFVSLADAGFALDTHVRPPALALSAACCYATAALHLYAMIGRSRINKTDLDLQFFTYKHDLCSWYSRITFYWLTGFLRNCYKHLIQLEDLGQLPNREKSTTQYGRLYDIYLQQKEKYGTSTKVSMWKCYCKAYWKEFLVGGILKMMGDFVGYIGPLGVSVIVNFVAKEQNVTNLTNDEADISCCVTFWEFLNNGYVMAFIMLISCIAQGSFSQASTHILNVEGIRLKSGLQAMLYCKMLKLQQTQVDSTSENGHIINLLSEDTTNIMSSFWIGHYIWAIPLKITILIYLLYLKLGWSAIIGSACCILIMIPLQFFIGKKMSSNSKEISNLSDKRLQLTNEVLQGIRLVKLCGWENEFIDRITDARNNELDLLDKDSIYWGSMTFLTHASSVLVSLFCLGLYCLQNGTQLDSGAIFSSLALSNQLTVPLFIFPITVPIIIAAIVSTKRIEEFMSLPEITPDIKHLKNRLNKNNKHKQTTNVSWTKSDMNISNNLKENNISEENDNTKQDMETEICVSIKDATFAWPNSKIPVLAVDNLKIEEGKLTIITGKVGSGKTSMLLALLGEMNCLFGEIDFKRGTTVAYVSQRTWLLNASVLENIVFGDKYNKSRFKRVIDACALGPDIDILPDKERTIIGDRGIALSGGQQQRVAIARALYSKANIILMDNPLSALDSDVSQHVLFNGIKKSTLNQIKTVIMTTSFASDLSFADTIVLVEAGKIEFFGSLADLETRGVQNMMVKMENQDHGRRTASERWKLFKLVSRIGHQLYRNWPTIECQKKLKKNFGALYGSRYLTHDLLLPTDECGDGDSIIERNHWQTSNKKRERSATIADIQLPRRKPFVDEVLENQPATSFHSSIKYRNYPQEKQIQKSLRRHVLSSIRVPYSSNRLNKITQHSIKRKLRQDDDLTEEAIMLEKNPSNLSDISDNHTSDLKSERSRFEDEFVYKSVSLRTYFKYISWSGWTTYICYIILTISWQTSRVIIDFWLSYWSNIDFRSEARQAYWDLVVYSLLCMISIVLSALSNTLGQYGALKARKLVHHRMLNNIILCPLSFFDSTPIGRIDNCFSNDLVIIDKKIGTSMQRLVHFVFLCLCGIIVNAIITPWFLIIVVPICLVYYTVQKFYRCSSRDLQKLEGNLRSPMITHCNETISGLDTIRAFGKQTWFMSEMINRIDNHTKVFLIISSSNRWLGIALDYLGGAIVFVATMVALITTTFFSSSISSAMVGLAINYTLLVPVYLNWVVKFFADLETYMSAVERTEEFATIPIENYRNENIITRAWPTKGCIVLDKVSVKYNESQEPVISNVSLNIPPGQKVGICGRTGSGKSSLVMSILNMVPIRDGSIMIDGVDINNVPLQSLRSRISVIPQDVKMFGGTIRQNLDLKNEYSDNEIWSSLRMAQMEDTIKLQLGGLEGIVNNSGDNLSSGQKQLLCLARAILQDNVCLIMDEPTSSVDDVTENKLLEAIKKSFNGRTVITIAIIDNSRL comes from the exons ATGGGTAGATTTTGGTGTACTACTTATAGGGCAGAATGGAATAATACAGAACCAAAACCATGGCTGGTCTACGACCCATGCGATATGGAGCTTTTCAACGTGATCACCTTTGGATTCGCACTTTATgcaaatatgttaatatttatatacataaaatgcaTTTCGACGAG TAATCCGTCACCGAGACGACTGCTGTTCAGGGGCCACTCCGCCCGGTGCACCGTCAACACGATCGCGTGTCTGGTCGAGTTCGCGCTGACCGTCGACTACGCGCTGAGCACGTGTGGTTCGCTGGTGCTGGCCACCGTCGGCCTGCTGGCCCAACTCAGCTCCGGGCTGGTGTGCTACATGCTCGAGGTGGCAGGCCAGCCCGGCCCCATGGGGTGCGGCGTGCTGGCGTGGCTGGTGTGTGGCCTGAGCCGGGCCCTGTTGTTCGTGTCGCTCGCCGACGCCGGTTTCGCGCTGGACACGCACGTCCGACCACCGGCGCTGGCCCTGTCGGCGGCCTGCTGTTACGCCACCGCAGCACTCCACCTGTATGCCATGATTGGACGG TCGAGGATAAACAAAACAGATTTAGATCTACAGTTTTTTACATACAAACATGATTTATGCAGCTGGTACTCTAGAATAACGTTTTATTGGTTGACCGGATTTCTACGAAACtgttacaaacatttaattcaATTGGAAGACTTAGGACAATTGCCAAATCGTGAAAAATCTACAACACAATATGGGAGACTTTACGATATTTATCTTCAACAAAAG gaaaaatatGGCACGTCTACAAAAGTGTCCATGTGGAAATGTTATTGTAAAGCGTACTGGAAAGAGTTTCTAGTGGGCGGAATTCTAAAAATGATGGGTGACTTTGTAGGTTATATTGGTCCATTAGGAGTATCGgtaatagttaattttgttGCAAAAGAACAAAATGTTACTAATTTGACAAATGACGAAGCG gacaTTTCATGTTGTGTTACATTTTGGGAATTTTTGAACAATGGTTACGTAATGgcttttataatgttaataagttGTATTGCCCAGGGAAGTTTTTCACAAGCTAGTACTCATATTTTAAACGTTGAAGGCATACGTCTTAAATCTGGACTTCaa gctatgctttattgtaaaatgttaaaattacaacaaactcAAGTAGATTCAACCTCAGAAAATGGACACATCATAAATTTATTGTCCGAAGATACGACGAATATTATGTCAAGCTTTTGGATTGGACACTATATATGGGCAATTCCTTTAAAG ataaccaTTTTGATATATCTATTGTATCTGAAACTCGGATGGAGTGCAATTATTGGATCTGCTTGTTGTATACTAATTATGATACCTTTACAATTTTTCATCGGTAAAAAGATGTCTAGTAACTCAAAAGAAATATCA AACTTATCAGATAAACGTCTGCAATTAACAAATGAGGTATTACAAGGTATTCGACTTGTAAAATTGTGTGGATGGGAGAATGAGTTTATTGATCGCATTACGGACGCTCGTAATAATGAGTTGGATCTTTTAGATAAAGACTCAATTTATTGGGGTTCAATGA cttTTTTAACGCACGCATCATCGGTTTTAGTATCGTTGTTTTGTTTAGGTCTATATTGCTTACAAAACGGAACGCAATTAGACTCTGGTGCGATATTTTCAAGTCTTGCGTTGTCGAATCAGTTGACAGTTCCTTTATTTATTTTCCCTATAACAGTACCAATTATTATTGCAGCCATT GTGAGCACAAAAAGAATCGAAGAATTTATGTCACTTCCAGAAATTACACCCGAtataaagcatttaaaaaatcgcttaaataaaaacaataaacacaaaCAAACG ACGAATGTGTCGTGGACTAAATCTGAtatgaatatttcaaataatttaaaagaaaataatatttccgaaGAAAACGACAATACTAAACAAGATATGGAAACAGAAATTTGTGTTTCTATAAAAGATGCAACATTTGCTTGGCCCAATTCAAAAATTCCGGTGCTGGCagttgacaatttaaaaattgaagaag GTAAACTAACAATAATCACTGGAAAAGTTGGAAGCGGAAAGACATCGATGTTACTTGCTTTACTCGGAGAAATGAATTGTTTATTTGGAGAAATAGATTTCAAACGAGGAACAACAGTAGCATACGTATCACAACGGACGTGGTTGTTAAATGCAtcggttttagaaaatattgtctttggagacaaatataataagtcGAGATTCAAAAGAGTAATAGATGCTTGTGCTTTGGGTCCAGATATTGATATATTGCCGGATAAAGAGAGGACAATAATTGGTGATCGAGGAATAGCGTTGAGTGGTGGTCAACAACAGCGAGTTGCGATTGCTAGGGCTTTATACTCAAAggccaatattattttgatg gatAATCCTTTATCTGCATTAGATAGCGATGTTAGCCAGCATGTGCTCTTCAAcggaataaaaaaatcaactttaaatcaaattaaaacagTAATCATGACTACGAGCTTCGCTAGTGATCTTTCATTCGCTGATACg atagtaCTTGTGGAAGCTGGTAAAATCGAATTTTTTGGTAGTTTAGCTGATCTTGAAACAAGAGGTGTTCAAAATATGATGGTTAAAATGGAGAACCAAGATCATGGTCGACGAACAGCATCTGAACGCTGGAAGTTATTCAAATTAGTCAGTAGAATAGGTCATCAACTTTACCGAAATTGGCCAACAATTGAATGCCAAAAAAAG ttaaaaaaGAATTTTGGAGCTTTATATGGCTCTAGATACCTTACCCATGATCTTTTACTTCCAACTGATGAATGCGGGGATGGAGATTCTATAATTGAAAGAAATCATTGGCaaacttcaaataaaaaaagagaaaGATCAGCTACCATTGCAGATATACAATTGCCAAGACGTAAACCATTTGTTGACGAAGTATTAGAGAATCAACCAGCCACAAGTTTTCATTCCAGTATTAAATATCGAAACTATCCAcaagaaaaacaaatacaaaaaagtttaaGACGTCATGTCTTGTCATCAATAAG GGTACCTTATTCTTCCAATcgattaaacaaaattacacaGCATAGCATCAAACGAAAATTGAG acaaGATGATGATTTAACTGAGGAAGCAATTATGCTGGAAAAAAATCCTTCAAATTTATCTGATATAAGTGACAATCATACATCAG acttaAAAAGTGAACGAAGTCGATTTGAAGATGAATTTGTCTATAAATCAGTTTCATTGAGAACGTATTTCAAGTATATATCATGGAGCGGATGGACtacttatatttgttatataatactcACAATTTCTTGGCAAACATCAAGAGTTATCATTGATTTTTGGCTAAGTTATTGGTCAAACATAGATTTTCGTTCAGAAGCACgtcaa GCATATTGGGATTTAGTTGTCTACAGTCTTTTATGTATGATATCTATAGTTTTATCAGCTTTATCAAATACATTAGGCCAGTATGGAGCATTAAAAGCCAGGAAACTAGTTCATCATCGCAtgctcaataatataattctatgtCCACTGTCGTTTTTTGATTCGACGCCGATTGGTAGGATAGATAACTGTTTTTCCAATGACTTGGTTATTATTGACAAG AAAATTGGTACATCTATGCAACGCTtggtacattttgttttctTGTGTTTGTGTGGAATCATCGTGAATGCTATCATAACACCTTGGTTTTTAATAATCGTTGTACCCATATGTCTTGTTTATTATACAGTTCAAAAATTTTACCGATGTTCCTccag agatTTACAAAAATTGGAAGGTAACTTAAGGTCACCCATGATAACTCACTGTAACGAAACAATATCTGGACTAGATACAATAAGAGCTTTTGGAAAACAAACTTGGTTTATGTCCGAGATGATAAATAGAATTGATAATCACACGaaagtatttttgataattagCTCATCAAATCGTTGGTTGGGTATAGCATtg GATTACTTAGGTGGAGCTATAGTCTTTGTAGCAACTATGGTGGCTTTAATAACAACTACGTTTTTTTCTTCCTCTATTTCATCAGCAATGGTTGGACTAGCTATTAATTATACTTTGCTGGTTCCTGTGTACTTAAATTGGGTAGTCAAGTTTTTTGCGGACCTAGAAACGTACATGAGCGCTGTAGAAAGAACCGAGGAATTCGCAACTATCCCAATCGAAAATTACAGAAACGAaa ataTAATTACAAGAGCTTGGCCAACTAAAGGGTGCATAGTCTTAGATAAGGTATCAGTAAAGTATAATGAAAGTCAAGAACCAGTTATTAGTAACGTGAGCTTAAATATTCCACCTGgacaaaaa gTTGGAATTTGCGGTCGAACCGGCAGTGGTAAATCATCTTTAGTGATGAGCATTTTGAATATGGTTCCAATTAGAGATGGATCAATAATGATTGATGGAGTTGATATCAATAATGTTCCTTTGCAAAGCTTGAGATCCCGGATTTCTGTAATACCTCAGGATGTCAAAATGTTTGGTGGTACAATAAGgcaaaatttagatttaaaaaacgaATACTCAGATAACGAGATTTGGAGTAGTTTAAGAATGGCTCAAATGGAAGATACAATCAAATTACAATTAGGAGGACTTG aaggAATAGTAAATAATTCTGGTGACAATTTGAGCAGTGGACAAAAACAGTTATTATGTCTGGCAAGAGCTATTTTGCAAGATAATGTTTGTCTTATTATGGACGAACCAACCAGTTCCGTAGACGATGTaacagaaaacaaattattagaagcaataaaaaaatcattcaatggCCGAACAGTCATTACAATTGCT ATTATCGACAATAGTAGACTATGA